The proteins below come from a single Zonotrichia leucophrys gambelii isolate GWCS_2022_RI chromosome 3, RI_Zleu_2.0, whole genome shotgun sequence genomic window:
- the CAD gene encoding multifunctional protein CAD isoform X1 — translation MARLVLQDGSVLPGRPFGAVGAAAAGEVVFQTGMVGYPEALTDPSYKAQILVLTYPLVGNYGVPRDEPDAFGLSRWFESSKIHVAALVVGECSETPSHWSASQSLDQWLKEQNIPGLEGVDTRALTKKIREKGTLLGKLVPDGTPEGSVAFEDPNTEHLVREVSLKAPRVFNAGGSLRVTALDCGLKNNQIRCLCRRGAAVTVVPWDHPLDPAAFDGLFISNGPGDPQLCQETVSSLRQLLDAPQPKPIFGICLGHQLLALALGASTYKMKYGNRGHNQPCVHEDSRRCFITAQNHGFAVQAGSLPPGWLPLFTNANDASNEGLVHQSKPFFSVQFHPEHCAGPTDLEGLFDVFVEAARDLRDGQGGARTVRERLQEWLTYSKAPTGDSEAARPRKVLILGSGGLSIGQAGEFDYSGSQAIKALKEENIQTVLINPNIATVQTSKGLADKVYFLPITPEYVTQVIRNERPDGVLLTFGGQTALNCGVELTKAGVLERYRVRVLGTPVASIEMTEDRKVFVEKMEEIGEHVAPSEAAASLEQAQAAAERLGYPVLVRSAYALGGLGSGFANNREELVALVSQAFTHTSQVLVDKSLKGWKEIEYEVVRDAYNNCITVCNMENLDPLGIHTGESIVVAPSQTLNDTEYFMLRRTAIKVVQHLGIVGECNIQFALNPESEQYYIIEVNARLSRSSALASKATGYPLAYVAAKLALGIPLPLLRNSVTNSTTASFEPSLDYCVVKIPRWDLSKFVRVSTKIGSSMKSVGEVMAIGRNFEEAFQKALRMVDENCVGFDHTVKPVSDMELETPTDKRIFVLAAALRAGYCIERLYELTKIDRWFLHKMKNITDHAVLLESYRGQQGTMPPAVLQRAKQLGFSDKQVALAVLSTELAVRKMRRDLKILPVVKQIDTVAAEWPAQTNYLYLTYNGSEHDLAFREPHVMVIGSGVYRIGSSVEFDWCAVGCIQELRKMGFKTIMVNYNPETVSTDYDMCDRLYFDEISFEVVMDIYELENPEGVILSMGGQLPNNIAMALHRQQCRILGTSPEAIDSAENRFKFSRLLDSIGISQPLWKELSNMESAKHFCCKVGYPCVVRPSYVLSGAAMNVAYSDSDLEKFLSNAVAVSKEQPVVISKFIQEAKEIDVDAVACDGVVVAIAISEHVENAGVHSGDATLVTPPQDITPKTLERIKAIVHAIGQELQVTGPFNLQLIAKDDQLKVIECNVRVSRSFPFVSKTLGVDLVALASQVIMGEDVEPVGLMTGTGIVGVKVPQFSFSRLAGADVVLGVEMTSTGEVACFGENRCEAYLKAMLSTGFKIPKKNILLTIGSYKNKSELLPTVRTLESLGYNLYASLGTADFYTEHGIKVKAVDWHFEEADSSEAGARESQRSILDYLAENHFEMVINLSMRNSGGRRLSSFVTKGYRTRRLAVDYSVPLIIDIKCTKLFVEALGQIGAAPPMKMHVDCMTSQKLIRLPGLIDVHVHLREPGGTHKEDFASGTAAALAGGVTMVCAMPNTSPAVTDATSFALAQKLAEAGARCDFALFLGASVDNAGTLGPLAGAAAGLKMYLNDTFSSLRMDDVSLWMEHLEQWPRHLPIVAHAERQTVAAVLMVAQLYQRPVHICHVARREEILLIKAAKQRGVPVTCEVAPHHLFLSQDDLGRLGKGRAAVRPELGTRQDVQALWENMDIIDCFATDHAPHTLEEKQGPEPPPGYPGLETMLPLLLTAVSEGRLSVEDIVQRLYENPRKIFGLPAQEDTYVEVDLEQEWIIPSSTVFSKARWTPFEGMQVKGTVRRVVLRGEVAYIDGQVLVPPGYGQDVRKWTAGAALLPHVAPTKETVKPPEQSRPVAGDALRGRAPSPRRPGPAGDTRFHLPPRIHRASDPELPAFRRLGAAHRPGARGTAEDTREKGGRKAAEPDSAAIQDSHFHPLGPVPRQTSPQRAPHFQTSPLLHPLVGQHVLSVRQFSKEQLSHLFNVAHTLRMLVQKERSLDILKGKVMASMFYEVSTRTSSSFAAAMSRLGGSVLSFCEATSSVQKGESLADSVQTMCCYADVLVLRHPQPGAVELAARHCRKPVINAGDGVGEHPTQALLDIFTIREELGTVNGMTITMVGDLKHGRTVHSLARLLTLYRVHLRYVTPPELRMPADITSFVASRGIQQEEFGSIEEALPDTDVLYVTRIQKERFQRAEDYEACFGKFILTPHIMTRAKERMVVMHPLPRVNEISVEVDSDPRAAYFRQAENGMYMRMALLATVLGRY, via the exons ATGGCCcggctggtgctgcaggacgGCTCGGTGCTGCCCGGCCGCCCCTTCGGGGCCGTcggggccgcggccgcgggGGAAGTCG TGTTCCAGACCGGCATGGTGGGGTACCCCGAGGCCCTGACCGACCCCTCGTACAAGGCGCAGATCCTGGTGCTCACCTACCCGCTGGTCGGTAACTACGGCGTGCCCCGCGACGAGCCCGACGCCTTCGGCCTCAGCAGG tggtTTGAGTCCAGCAAGATCCACGTGGCCGCGCTGGTGGTGGGCGAGTGCTCAGAGACCCCGAGCCACTGGAGCGCATCCCAGTCCCTGGACCAGTGGCTGAAGGAGCAGAACATCCCCGGGCTGGAAG GGGTGGACACCCGGGCGCTCACCAAGAAGATCCGCGAGAAGGGCACGCTGCTGGGGAAGCTGGTGCCGGACGGGACCCCCGAGGGCAGCGTCGCCTTTGAGGACCCCAACACGGAGCACCTGGTGCGGGAGGTGTCGCTGAAG GCTCCGCGAGTGTTCAACGCGGGCGGCTCCCTGCGTGTCACCGCCCTCGACTGCGGCCTGAAGAACAACCAGATCCGCTGCCTGTGCCGGCGGGGAGCGGCCGTCACTGTGGTGCCCTGGGACCACCCGCTGGACCCTGCAG CCTTTGACGGGCTGTTCATCAGCAATGGCCCTGGggacccacagctctgccaggagacAGTGTCCAGCCTACGCCAGCTGCTGGATGCGCCCCAGCCCAAGCCCATCTTTGGCATCTGCCTGGGCCACCAGCTGCTCGCCCTGGCCCTCGGTGCCTCGACCTACAAGATGAA GTACGGGAACCGCGGGCACAACCAGCCGTGCGTGCACGAGGACTCGCGGCGCTGCTTCATCACGGCGCAGAACCACGGCTTTGCGGTGCAGGCGGGCAGCCTCCCGCCCGGCTGGCTGCCGCTCTTCACCAACGCCAACGACGCCTCCAACGAGGGCCTGGTGCACCAGAGCAAGCCCTTCTTCAG TGTCCAGTTCCACCCCGAGCACTGCGCCGGCCCCACGGACCTGGAGGGTCTCTTTGATGTCTTCGTGGAGGCGGCACGGGACCTGCGGGACGGGCAGGGCGGCGCCCGCACAG TGCGGGAGCGCCTGCAGGAGTGGCTGACCTACAGCAAGGCACCAACAGGGGACTCGGAGGCAGCCCGGCCCCGCAAGGTGCTGATCCTGGGCTCCGGGGGCCTTTCCATCGGGCAGGCAGGCGAGTTCGATTACTCGGGGTCACAG GCCATCAAAGCGCTGAAGGAGGAGAACATCCAGACGGTGCTGATCAACCCCAACATCGCCACCGTGCAGACCTCCAAGGGACTGGCAGACAAGGTGTACTTCCTGCCCATCACCCCGGAGTACGTCACCCAG GTGATCCGGAACGAGCGGCCCGATGGGGTGCTGCTGACCTTCGGGGGACAGACAGCCCTCAACTGCGGCGTGGAGCTGACCAAGGCGGGCGTCCTGGAGCGGTACCGCGTGCGGGTGCTGGGCACCCCCGTGGCCTCCATTGAGATGACGGAGGATCGCAAGGTCTTCGtggagaagatggaggagaTCGGGGAGCACGTGGCGCCCAGCgaggctgctgcctccctggagCAG gcacaggcagcagctgagcgcTTGGGGTACCCGGTGCTGGTGCGCTCTGCCTAtgccctgggagggctgggctctggcttCGCCAACAacagggaggagctggtggCTCTGGTGAGCCAGGCCTTCACCCACACCTCCCAGGTGCTGGTGGACAAGTCCctgaagggctggaaggagattGAGTACGAGGTGGTGCGGGATGCCTACAACAACTGCATCACG GTGTGCAACATGGAGAACCTGGACCCGCTGGGGATCCACACGGGCGAGTCCATCGTGGTGGCACCCAGCCAGACCCTCAATGACACCGAGTACTTCATGCTGAGGCGCACAGCCATCAAGGTGGTGCAGCACCTGGGCATCGTGGGCGAGTGCAACATCCAGTTTGCCCTCAACCCCGAGTCAGAGCAG TACTACATCATCGAGGTGAACGCGCGGCTGTCCCGCAGCTCGGCCCTGGCCAGCAAGGCCACTGGCTATCCACTGGCTTATGTGGCTGCCAAACTGGCCTTGGgcatccccctgcccctgctcag GAACTCCGTCACCAACTCCACCACGGCCAGCTTTGAGCCCAGCCTGGACTACTGCGTGGTGAAGATCCCGCGCTGGGACCTCAGCAAGTTCGTGCGTGTCAGCACCAAGATCGGCAGCTCCATGAAGAGCGTGG GGGAGGTCATGGCCATTGGGAGGAACTTTGAGGAGGCATTCCAGAAGGCTCTGAGGATGGTGGACGAGAACTGCGTGGGCTTTGATCACACGGTGAAGCCGGTCTCAGACATG gagctggagacGCCAACGGACAAGCGGATCTTCGTGCtggcggcggcgctgcgggcCGGCTACTGCATCGAGCGTCTCTATGAGCTGACCAAGATTGACCGCTGGTTCCTGCACAAGATGAAGAACATCACGGACCACGCGGTGCTGCTGGAGTCCTACCGCGGCCAGCAGGGCACCATGCCGCCCGCCGTGCTCCAGCGCGCCAAGCAGCTCGGCTTCTCCGACAAGCAGGTGGCCCTGGCCGTGCTCAG CACCGAGCTGGCCGTGCGGAAGATGCGGCGCGACCTGAAGATCCTGCCGGTGGTGAAGCAGATCGACACCGTGGCCGCGGAGTGGCCAGCCCAAACCAACTACCTGTACCTGACCTACAACGGCTCTGAGCACGACCTGGCCTTCCGTGAGCCCCACGTCATGGTCATCGGCTCCGGCGTCTACCGCATCGGCAGCAGCGTGGAGTTTGACTGGTGTGCTGTGGGCTGCATCCAGGAGCTCCGCAAG ATGGGCTTCAAGACAATCATGGTGAACTACAACCCTGAGACAGTGAGCACCGATTATGACATGTGTGATCGCCTCTACTTCGATGAGATTTCCTTtgag GTGGTGATGGACATCTACGAGCTGGAGAACCCTGAGGGTGTGATCCTGTCCATGGGCGGGCAGCTGCCCAACAACATCGCCATGGCCCTGCACCGGCAGCAGTGCCGCATCCTGGGCACCTCCCCGGAGGCCATCGACTCCGCCGAGAACCGCTTCAAGTTCTCCCGCCTGCTGGACTCCATCGGCATCAGCCAGCCCCTCTGGAAGGAGCTCTCCAACATGGAG TCAGCCAAGCACTTCTGCTGCAAGGTGGGCTACCCGTGTGTCGTGCGCCCCTCCTACGTGCTGAGCGGGGCTGCCATGAACGTGGCCTACTCGGACAGCGACCTGGAGAAGTTCCTGAGCAACGCTGTGGCTGTGTCCAAGGAGCAGCCTGTTGTCATTTCCAAGTTCATCCAGGAGGCCAAG GAGATCGACGTGGACGCGGTGGCCTGTGACGGCGTGGTGGTGGCCATCGCCATCTCGGAGCACGTGGAGAACGCTGGGGTGCACTCGGGGGATGCCACGCTGGTGACACCCCCCCAGGACATCACCCCCAAGACGCTGGAGCGCATCAAGGCCATTGTGCACGCCattgggcaggagctgcaggtcacAGGGCCCTTCAACCTGCAGCTCATCGCCAAG GACGACCAGCTGAAGGTGATAGAGTGCAATGTTCGTGTCTCCCGCTCCTTCCCCTTCGTCTCCAAGACCCTGGGCGTGGACTTGGTGGCTCTGGCCAGCCAGGTGATCATGGGTGAGGATGTGGAGCCCGTGGGGCTGATGACGGGCACGGGCATCGTTGGTGTCAAG GTGCCCCAGTTCTCCTTCTCTCGCCTGGCGGGCGCTGACGTGGTGCTGGGTGTGGAGATGACGAGCACGGGCGAGGTTGCCTGCTTCGGGGAGAACCGCTGCGAGGCGTACCTGAAGGCCATGCTCAGCACCGGCTTCAAGATCCCCAAGAAGAACATTCTGCTGACCATCGGCAGCTACAAG AACAAGAGCGAGCTGCTGCCCACGGTGCGGACGCTGGAGAGCCTCGGCTACAACCTCTATGCCAGCCTTGGCACCGCCGACTTCTACACCGAGCACGGCATCAAg GTGAAGGCCGTGGACTGGCACTTCGAGGAGGCTGACAGCAGCGAGGCCGGTGCCCGGGAGAGCCAGCGCAGCATCCTGGACTACCTGGCCGAGAACCACTTTGAGATGGTCATTAACCTGTCCATGCGCAACTCGGGCGGCCGCCGCCTCTCCTCCTTCGTCACCAAGGGCTACCGCACCCGGCGCCTGGCCGTCGACTACTCCGTGCCCCTCATCATCGACATCAAGTGCACAAAGCTCTTCGTCGAG GCACTGGGCCAGATTGGGGCAGCGCCCCCAATGAAGATGCACGTGGACTGCATGACCTCCCAGAAGCTCATCCGTCTGCCAG GCCTGATCGATGTCCACGTGCACCTCCGTGAGCCGGGTGGCACCCACAAGGAGGACTttgcatcaggcacagcagctgccctggccgGGGGTGTCACCATGGTGTGTGCCATGCCCaacaccagccctgctgtcaccGATGCCACCTCTTTCGCCTTGGCACAGaag ctggctgaggctggggcCCGCTGTGATTTTGCTCTCTTCCTGGGGGCTTCCGTGGACAACGCTGGCACTCTGGGccccctggctggggcagccgCCGGGCTCAAGATGTACCTGAACGACACCTTCTCCAGCCTGCGGATGGACGACGTGTCGCTGTGGATGGAG cacctggagcagtgGCCGCGGCACCTGCCCATCGTGGCGCACGCCGAGCGGCAGACGGTGGCCGCCGTGCTGATGGTGGCCCAGCTGTACCAGCGCCCCGTCCACATCTGCCACGTGGCCCGCAGGGAGGAG ATCCTGCTCATCAAGGCGGCCAAGCAGAGAGGGGTGCCGGTGACGTGCGAGGTGGCCCCGCACCACCTGTTCCTGAGCCAGGACGACCTGGGCCGCCTGGGGAAGGGCCGTGCGGCCGTGCGGCCCGAGCTGGGCACCCGCCAGGACGTGCAGGCGCTCTGGGAGAACATGGACATCATCGACTGCTTTGCCACTGACCACG ctcctcacacgCTGGAGGAGAAGCAGGGGCCGGAGCCGCCCCCTGGGTACCCTGGCCTGGAGACcatgctgcctctgctgctgacGGCCGTCTCTGAGGGGAGGCTCAGCGTGGAGGACATCGTGCAGCGCCTCTATGAGAACCCTCGCAAGATCTTTGGGCTGCCTGCTCAGGAGGACACCTATGTGGAG GTGGACCTGGAGCAGGAGTGGAtcatccccagcagcacagtgttCTCCAAGGCCCGTTGGACCCCCTTTGAGGGCATGCAGGTCAAGGGCACGGTGCGCAGGGTGGTCCTGCGTGGGGAGGTTGCCTACATCGATGGGCAG gtgctggtgcCCCCTGGCTATGGACAGGATGTGAGGAAGtggactgcaggagctgcactgctgccacatgTGGCCCCCACCAAGGAGACTGTGAAG CCCCCCGAGCAGTCCCGGCCCGTGGCTGGGGACGCGCTGCGTGGACGGGCGCCCAGCCcgcgccggcccggccccgcgggggaCACGCGCTTCCACCTCCCGCCCCGCATCCACCGAGCCTCGGACCCCGAGCTGCCAG CGTTCCGGAGGCTGGGAGCCGCGCACCGCCCGGGCGCCCGAGGCACCG CTGAGGACACTCGAGAGAAGGGCGGCAGGAAGGCAGCGGAACCAG ATTCGGCAGCGATCCAGGACAGCCACTTCCACCCGCTGGGCCCTGTCCCGCGCCAGACGTCCCCCCAGCGCGCCCCCCACTTCCAGACCTCGCCGCTGCTGCACCCCCTGGTCGGGCAGCACGTGCTCTCTGTGCGGCAGTTCTCCAAGGAGCAG CTGTCCCACCTGTTCAACGTGGCACACACCCTGCGCATGCTGGTGCAGAAGGAGCGCAGCCTGGACATCCTCAAG GGGAAGGTGATGGCCAGCATGTTCTACGAGGTGAGCACACGGACCAGCAGCTCCTTCGCGGCAGCCATGAGCCGGCTGGGGGGCTCCGTGCTGTCCTTCTGCGAGGCCACCTCCTCGGTGCAGAAGGGCGAGTCGCTGGCTGACTCTGTGCAGACCATGTGCTGCTACGCTGATGTGCTGGTGCTGCGGCACCCCCAGCCCGGCGCTGTCGAG ctggccgCCAGGCACTGCCGCAAGCCGGTGATCAACGCGGGGGACGGCGTGGGCGAGCACCCCACGCAGGCACTGCTGGACATCTTCACCATCCGCGAGGAGCTGGGCACGGTCAATGGCATGACG ATCACCATGGTGGGGGACCTGAAGCACGGGCGCACGGTGCACTCCCTGGCGCGCCTGCTCACGCTGTACCGCGTGCACCTGCGCTACGTCACCCCGCCCGAGCTCCGCATGCCCGCCGACATCACCAGCTTCGTGGCCTCCAGGGGCATCCAGCAG GAGGAGTTCGGGAGCATCGAGGAGGCGCTGCCGGACACAGACGTGCTGTACGTGACCCGCATCCAGAAGGAGCGCTTCCAGCGGGCCGAGGACTACGAGGCT TGCTTCGGGAAGTTCATCCTCACACCCCACATCATGACCCGGGCCAAGGAGAGGATGGTGGTGATGCACCCCCTGCCCCGTGTCAACGAGAtcag CGTGGAGGTGGACTCGGACCCGCGCGCCGCGTACTTCCGGCAGGCGGAGAACGGCATGTACATGCGGATGGCGCTGCTGGCCACGGTGCTGGGCCGCTACTGA